The Methylobacterium currus genome contains a region encoding:
- a CDS encoding HNH endonuclease produces the protein MDHVVPDALGGPSILSNAQVLCTDCHDRKTQNDRMRIDKALRLSDAHHGIRDPHARPIAVGQPLPPGKPARRATAPLTKPLPPRRSLCVSEPR, from the coding sequence GTGGATCACGTCGTACCCGACGCCCTGGGCGGTCCGTCGATCCTCTCGAATGCCCAGGTGCTCTGCACCGACTGCCATGATCGCAAGACGCAGAACGACCGCATGCGGATCGATAAGGCCCTGCGCCTATCCGACGCCCACCACGGCATCAGGGATCCGCACGCGCGCCCGATCGCTGTCGGTCAGCCGCTGCCGCCGGGCAAGCCCGCGCGACGCGCCACGGCGCCGCTGACCAAGCCGCTCCCGCCGCGCCGATCCCTCTGTGTGTCGGAGCCCCGCTGA
- a CDS encoding ABC transporter ATP-binding protein encodes MTQAMLEAENLSVAYGKVEAVRGVSLTVEPGRLVTVLGANGAGKTTLLNALMGVLPARGRIRFEGRDLTRLPVEARVAQGLSLIPERRELFSTMSVEDNLKLGAFRFRNTGGGGDLEEMYRLFPRLAERRRQQAGTLSGGERQMLAMARALMGRPRLLMLDEPSLGLAPLIVAEVMRTVARLRDEGVAILLVEQNARAALQIADQGYVLDGGSVVLQGDSRTLQGDARVVETYLGTLAVDDAPPSRAASGR; translated from the coding sequence ATGACGCAAGCGATGCTCGAAGCGGAGAACCTCAGCGTCGCCTACGGCAAGGTCGAGGCGGTGCGGGGCGTGTCGCTGACGGTCGAGCCCGGGCGGCTCGTCACGGTGCTGGGCGCCAACGGCGCCGGCAAGACGACGCTGCTGAACGCCCTGATGGGGGTGCTGCCGGCCCGCGGCCGCATCCGCTTCGAGGGGCGCGACCTGACGCGGCTGCCCGTCGAGGCGCGGGTCGCGCAAGGACTGAGCCTGATCCCGGAGCGCCGCGAGCTGTTCTCGACCATGAGTGTCGAGGACAACCTGAAGCTCGGCGCGTTCCGGTTCCGCAACACCGGCGGCGGCGGCGACCTGGAGGAGATGTACCGGCTCTTCCCCCGCCTTGCCGAGCGCCGGCGCCAGCAGGCCGGCACGCTGTCGGGCGGCGAGCGCCAGATGCTGGCCATGGCCCGCGCCCTGATGGGCCGCCCGCGCCTCCTGATGCTCGACGAGCCGAGCCTCGGCCTGGCCCCGCTCATCGTCGCCGAGGTGATGCGCACCGTCGCGCGCCTGCGCGACGAGGGGGTTGCGATCCTCCTCGTCGAACAGAATGCCCGCGCGGCGCTCCAGATCGCCGATCAGGGCTACGTCCTCGACGGCGGCAGCGTGGTGCTCCAGGGCGACAGCCGCACGCTGCAGGGCGACGCCCGGGTGGTCGAGACCTATCTCGGCACCCTCGCGGTCGACGATGCCCCGCCGAGCCGAGCCGCCTCCGGGCGCTGA
- the istA gene encoding IS21-like element ISMex13 family transposase, protein MVLLGELVMILDLHRQGLSVSAIARRTGRDPKTIRKYIERGLEPPAYGPRQPGRPSKLAPYLDYLRERITAFPDLSAVRLTRELRERGYTGAYTAVKRFAAAIRPPEAKPYEVRFETPAGQQAQVDFARFLVTFTDAPDTTCIVWLFSLVLGHSRHIEARFVLHQDLQTLLRCHMQAFTAIGGVPIEILYDRMKTAVTGEDADGHIVYNRSLLALAQHYGFLPRACRPYRAKTKGKVERPFSYIRQDFFLARSFRDLDDLNRQLRSWLDTVANVRLHGTTQRIVSEAFAAERPELQPLPALPFDALLTLERRVSHDGLVSIGGNYYSVPDRTRRVVEVHQLPDTIRILDGGRLVASHPILEGRRQYRIDPDHRQGTAARAMRHGHPDSLPIGRHGDHVARRSLAVYQAVGERLAGGIGGQR, encoded by the coding sequence ATGGTTCTGCTGGGAGAACTCGTCATGATCTTGGACCTGCACCGACAGGGCCTGTCCGTCTCCGCCATCGCCCGCCGGACCGGCCGCGATCCGAAGACGATCCGCAAGTACATCGAGCGCGGCCTCGAGCCGCCGGCCTACGGCCCGCGTCAGCCCGGCCGCCCGAGCAAGCTCGCGCCCTATCTCGATTATCTGCGCGAGCGGATCACCGCCTTCCCCGACCTGAGTGCCGTGCGCCTGACCCGCGAGTTGCGCGAGCGCGGCTACACCGGTGCCTACACCGCGGTGAAGCGGTTCGCCGCCGCGATCCGGCCGCCCGAGGCCAAGCCCTACGAGGTCCGCTTCGAGACCCCGGCCGGCCAGCAGGCGCAGGTCGACTTCGCCCGCTTCCTCGTCACCTTCACGGATGCGCCGGACACGACCTGCATCGTCTGGCTGTTCTCGCTGGTGCTCGGCCATTCCCGGCACATCGAGGCGCGCTTCGTCCTGCATCAGGACCTGCAAACGCTGCTGCGCTGTCACATGCAGGCCTTCACCGCGATCGGCGGCGTGCCGATCGAGATCCTCTACGATCGCATGAAGACGGCGGTCACCGGCGAGGATGCGGACGGCCACATCGTCTACAACCGATCCCTGCTGGCACTCGCCCAGCACTACGGATTCCTGCCGCGCGCCTGCCGCCCGTACCGGGCCAAGACCAAGGGGAAGGTCGAGCGACCGTTCTCCTACATCCGCCAGGACTTCTTCCTCGCACGTTCCTTCCGCGACCTCGACGACCTCAACCGCCAGCTTCGGAGCTGGCTCGATACCGTCGCCAACGTCCGCTTGCACGGCACCACGCAGCGGATCGTCTCGGAAGCCTTCGCCGCCGAGCGGCCCGAGTTGCAGCCCTTGCCGGCTCTGCCCTTCGACGCTCTGCTCACGCTGGAGCGGCGCGTCAGCCACGATGGCCTCGTCTCGATCGGTGGCAACTATTACAGCGTACCGGATCGGACCCGGCGCGTCGTCGAGGTGCATCAGTTGCCCGACACGATCCGCATCCTCGATGGTGGCCGGCTCGTCGCGAGCCATCCGATCCTGGAGGGACGACGGCAGTACCGCATCGACCCCGACCATCGGCAAGGCACGGCCGCTCGGGCCATGCGCCACGGCCATCCCGACAGTCTGCCGATCGGCCGCCATGGCGATCACGTCGCCCGGCGCTCGCTGGCTGTCTACCAGGCAGTCGGCGAACGGCTCGCCGGCGGGATCGGAGGCCAGCGATGA
- a CDS encoding SphA family protein codes for MSGAWRKLALAISCATGLLGAPGTRAAEYAQGIYVLGNRGPLAGVTPPPGFYFESETYYYSGNLGGNRLFEGGGVVAANIKNDTSAVFATPIWVTPVEILGGNLGFSITIPFGTPNISAGAVLASPRIDRIIAGRERDANFNVGDIYLASFVGWHSGNFHWSGTLLGVVPSGSFESGQLSNIALNRPAIDLSGALTYLDPVLGYELSVVPGITFNWINPATQYLTGTEFHLEWSASKYLSKELSVGLVGYYYNQLTGDSGSGNRIGPFKGRVTSLGAQIGYTFKLGDIPISTNVRFFREFDVKNRSTGTATYLTISAPLWVAPAKLAAEHKSLVTKF; via the coding sequence ATGTCCGGAGCTTGGCGGAAATTGGCTTTGGCGATCTCCTGCGCCACGGGCCTACTTGGCGCGCCGGGTACACGGGCGGCCGAGTATGCTCAGGGCATCTACGTTCTCGGCAACCGCGGTCCTCTCGCGGGCGTGACGCCACCTCCGGGCTTCTACTTCGAGAGCGAGACGTACTACTATTCGGGCAACCTCGGCGGCAACCGACTTTTCGAAGGCGGCGGGGTCGTTGCCGCAAACATTAAGAATGATACGAGCGCCGTATTCGCGACGCCGATCTGGGTCACGCCCGTGGAGATCCTAGGCGGCAATCTCGGCTTCTCCATCACCATCCCATTCGGTACGCCCAACATCAGTGCCGGGGCGGTCCTCGCCTCGCCGCGCATCGACCGCATCATCGCCGGGCGCGAGCGGGACGCCAACTTCAACGTCGGCGACATCTATCTTGCCTCGTTCGTGGGCTGGCACTCCGGCAACTTCCATTGGAGCGGCACGCTCCTCGGCGTCGTGCCGTCCGGCAGCTTCGAGAGCGGCCAGTTGTCCAATATCGCGCTCAATCGCCCGGCGATCGATCTCAGTGGCGCGCTCACCTACCTCGATCCCGTTCTCGGCTACGAGCTCTCGGTCGTGCCGGGCATCACTTTCAACTGGATCAATCCGGCGACCCAGTACCTCACCGGCACCGAGTTCCACCTGGAATGGTCGGCCTCGAAGTACCTGAGCAAGGAATTGTCGGTCGGTCTCGTCGGCTACTATTACAACCAGCTCACTGGCGACAGCGGTTCGGGAAATAGGATCGGACCGTTCAAAGGTCGAGTCACGTCGCTCGGTGCCCAGATTGGCTATACCTTCAAGCTGGGCGACATCCCGATCTCGACGAATGTGCGCTTCTTCCGCGAGTTCGATGTCAAGAACAGATCCACCGGAACAGCAACGTACCTAACGATCTCTGCGCCGCTCTGGGTCGCTCCGGCAAAGCTGGCGGCGGAACATAAGTCGCTCGTGACGAAGTTCTGA
- a CDS encoding IS630 family transposase (programmed frameshift) has translation MTSPLSVDLRERVVSAVIAGASCRQAGERFGVSAASVSRWHARHLRDGHVRPKPMGGDQRSHVIEAHASRILRLCEKRGNIVLSELRDALAEQGVTSSTSSLSRFLARHRITRKKGALHAAEQDRPDVAEARQAWFEGQLDLDPDRLVFIDETAASTRMARRYGWAPRGQRCRLPMPCGHYKTTTITAALRTSGLTATAIFEGATNGRRFLDYVTDTLVPALRPGDTVILDNLQAHKVAGVREAIAAAGARVVYLPPYSPEFNPIEQAFAKLKTLLRTEAARTVKALQDAIQQAFAAFAPQECRNYINAAGYQNDCYVSD, from the exons ATGACCTCACCCTTGTCCGTCGATCTGCGTGAGCGTGTGGTGTCCGCTGTCATAGCGGGTGCGTCCTGCCGCCAAGCTGGCGAGCGGTTCGGTGTCAGCGCCGCCAGCGTCAGTCGCTGGCATGCCCGTCATCTCCGGGACGGCCACGTCCGGCCCAAGCCGATGGGCGGCGACCAGCGCTCGCACGTCATCGAGGCTCACGCCTCGCGGATCCTGAGGCTGTGCGAGAAGCGCGGCAACATCGTGCTGTCGGAACTGCGCGACGCCTTGGCCGAGCAGGGCGTCACCTCCAGCACCAGCAGCCTGTCGCGCTTCCTGGCCCGCCATCGCATCACCCGTAAAAAGG GGGCGCTCCACGCCGCCGAGCAGGACCGTCCGGACGTAGCGGAGGCCCGCCAGGCGTGGTTCGAGGGCCAACTCGATCTCGATCCGGACCGTCTGGTGTTCATCGACGAGACGGCGGCCTCAACCCGGATGGCGCGCCGCTATGGCTGGGCCCCGCGCGGCCAGCGCTGTCGCCTGCCGATGCCGTGCGGGCACTACAAGACCACCACTATCACGGCGGCTCTGCGCACGAGCGGCCTGACGGCAACGGCGATCTTCGAGGGGGCCACCAACGGCCGGCGCTTCCTGGACTACGTCACCGACACTCTGGTCCCGGCGCTCCGGCCAGGCGACACGGTGATCCTCGACAACCTCCAGGCCCACAAGGTGGCGGGCGTGCGCGAGGCCATCGCGGCGGCCGGCGCGCGGGTGGTGTACCTGCCGCCCTACAGCCCGGAGTTCAATCCGATCGAGCAGGCCTTCGCCAAGCTCAAGACGTTGCTGCGCACCGAGGCCGCGCGCACGGTAAAAGCGCTGCAGGACGCGATCCAGCAAGCCTTCGCCGCCTTCGCGCCGCAGGAGTGCCGCAACTACATCAATGCAGCCGGATACCAGAATGACTGCTACGTTTCAGACTGA
- a CDS encoding site-specific integrase: MALPKKGEACGRWLSRSEVARLVWTAWRVREGDRPGGSDGKPAKIGNTTTGRYTMRHLARFILLACSTASRPGAVLTASWEAAAGRSSLDLVRGVYYRLREGAQQTNKRQPPVRLPPSILAHLRRWRRMASGVRAEAERPGLPGEGGHYVVEWRGEPVARVKVGFANAVALAGLGISPHTLRHSVVTHLMHQGVPASEVAGFAGMGEAVLLRHDAHHHPDHMGEAVAAMSGRQKRYRLT; the protein is encoded by the coding sequence GTGGCGCTGCCGAAGAAGGGCGAAGCGTGCGGGCGCTGGCTGTCGCGCTCGGAGGTCGCCCGGCTGGTCTGGACCGCCTGGCGGGTTCGGGAGGGAGATCGGCCGGGCGGCAGCGACGGCAAGCCGGCGAAGATCGGCAACACGACCACGGGTCGGTACACGATGCGCCATCTCGCCCGGTTCATCCTGCTCGCCTGCTCGACCGCGAGCCGCCCCGGCGCGGTGCTGACGGCGAGCTGGGAGGCGGCGGCCGGCCGATCCTCTCTCGATCTCGTCCGAGGCGTGTACTACCGGCTCCGCGAGGGGGCCCAGCAGACGAACAAGCGGCAGCCGCCGGTGCGCCTGCCGCCGTCGATCCTGGCGCATCTGCGCCGGTGGCGCCGGATGGCCAGCGGGGTGCGGGCCGAGGCCGAGCGCCCCGGGCTGCCGGGGGAGGGTGGACACTATGTCGTCGAGTGGCGCGGGGAGCCGGTCGCGCGCGTGAAGGTCGGGTTCGCGAACGCCGTCGCGCTCGCGGGGCTGGGGATCTCGCCGCACACGCTCCGGCACTCGGTCGTGACGCACCTCATGCACCAGGGGGTTCCGGCGTCGGAGGTCGCAGGGTTCGCCGGCATGGGTGAAGCAGTGCTCCTGCGGCACGACGCTCACCACCACCCCGACCATATGGGCGAAGCTGTCGCCGCTATGAGCGGGCGACAGAAACGCTACAGATTGACGTGA
- a CDS encoding formylglycine-generating enzyme family protein, which yields MTSGLVEDAIHATKPADRLGMWWIPGGTFRMGSDRHYPEEAPVHRVAVDGFWMDESPVTNRQFRRFVQATGYRTLAEIPPDSKTYPGALPHMLFAGSVVFVPLRGPVDLRHHGQWWTFLKGANWRHPYGPGSSLKGLDDHPVVHVAFQDAEAYANWAGRALPTEAEWEFAARGGLDGAEFAWGDAFAPGGRLMANTWQGEFPYLNTADSSFRRTTPVGTFPPNGYGLVDMIGNVWELTADWFAPRQAANAPKACCIPENPRGGREVDSLDPRTPQSPIPRKVLKGGSHLCAPNYCRRYRPAARHPQPVDTSMSHVGFRTIIRERTEP from the coding sequence ATGACATCCGGGCTCGTCGAGGATGCCATTCACGCAACGAAGCCCGCTGATCGCCTCGGCATGTGGTGGATCCCCGGCGGGACCTTCCGAATGGGGTCGGACCGGCACTATCCCGAGGAAGCGCCGGTTCACCGGGTGGCGGTGGACGGCTTCTGGATGGACGAGAGCCCAGTCACGAACAGGCAATTCAGGCGGTTCGTTCAAGCCACCGGCTACCGTACCCTCGCCGAGATCCCACCGGATTCTAAGACCTATCCCGGCGCGCTGCCGCATATGCTCTTCGCTGGGTCGGTAGTTTTCGTGCCCCTGCGAGGGCCGGTCGATCTGCGTCACCATGGCCAGTGGTGGACGTTCCTGAAGGGAGCGAACTGGCGTCATCCCTACGGGCCGGGCAGCTCGCTCAAAGGGCTCGACGATCATCCGGTCGTGCACGTCGCGTTCCAGGACGCGGAGGCCTACGCCAACTGGGCCGGGCGCGCGCTGCCGACTGAGGCCGAGTGGGAGTTCGCTGCCCGCGGCGGACTCGACGGAGCGGAGTTTGCCTGGGGTGACGCGTTCGCGCCGGGCGGCCGTTTGATGGCGAACACCTGGCAAGGCGAGTTCCCGTACCTGAATACTGCCGACAGCTCGTTCCGGCGGACAACGCCGGTGGGCACCTTCCCACCGAATGGCTACGGCCTCGTCGATATGATCGGCAATGTCTGGGAGTTGACAGCCGACTGGTTCGCGCCGCGGCAAGCGGCCAACGCACCGAAGGCATGCTGCATTCCCGAGAACCCGCGCGGCGGGCGCGAGGTGGATAGCCTCGATCCTCGCACCCCGCAGTCACCGATCCCCCGCAAGGTGCTGAAGGGCGGCTCGCATCTCTGCGCGCCGAACTACTGCCGGCGCTATCGGCCCGCCGCTCGCCACCCCCAGCCGGTCGACACCTCCATGAGCCATGTCGGCTTCCGAACCATCATCAGGGAGAGGACTGAGCCATGA
- a CDS encoding arylsulfatase → MSVETHEVTQGGREEGNALSRRNILLAGTSAFAAAALVSPASTSSVQAQPQPRQQSADGQKPNILVIMGDDIGIWNIGAYHRGMMAGRTPHLDRIAAEGMLFTDYYAEASCTAGRAAFITGELPIRTGMTTVGQAGAPIGIPAEAVTIATALKGMGYATGQFGKNHLGDKNEFLPTVHGFDEFFGYLYHLDAMEDPAHPAYPQELLNRVGPRNMVHSWATNVDDPTEDPRWGRVGKQRIEDAGTLYPKRMETVDEEIRDLAVGFIDKAKAEAKPFFVWLNPTRMHVTTHLSPKYQGMRNSQNDWSIQEAGMAQLDDVVGAMMKKLTDLGIDNNTIVVFTTDNGTEVFTWPDGGQTPFAQSKGTVMEGGFRAPAMIRWPGKVPAGKVENGVISGLDWFATLVAAAGNPDISEELKKGKQIGDQTYKVHLDGYNQMDLITGRGPSKRNEVWYFGESELGAVRIGDYKYRFIDQPSGWLGDKTKPDVPYITNLRLDPFERTGWPDEGTKAGAQNYMSWFLYEFWRFVFVQQEVEKLAMTAVEFPPMQKGASFNLEAVKAKIQAARTAMAK, encoded by the coding sequence ATGAGCGTCGAGACGCACGAGGTGACTCAGGGAGGCCGAGAAGAAGGCAACGCTCTCAGCCGCCGCAACATTCTTCTCGCCGGGACGTCGGCCTTCGCGGCCGCCGCGCTGGTATCGCCCGCCTCGACCAGTTCCGTACAGGCCCAGCCACAGCCCCGGCAGCAATCGGCGGACGGGCAGAAGCCAAACATCCTCGTCATCATGGGCGACGACATCGGCATCTGGAACATCGGCGCCTATCACCGCGGCATGATGGCCGGACGCACGCCCCATCTCGACCGGATCGCCGCCGAGGGCATGCTGTTCACCGACTACTATGCCGAGGCGAGCTGCACGGCGGGCCGCGCGGCCTTCATCACCGGTGAGCTGCCGATCCGTACTGGCATGACCACGGTCGGTCAGGCGGGAGCGCCCATCGGCATTCCTGCGGAGGCCGTGACCATCGCCACCGCGCTGAAGGGGATGGGCTACGCCACAGGCCAGTTCGGCAAGAACCATCTGGGTGACAAGAACGAGTTCCTGCCGACGGTGCACGGCTTCGACGAGTTCTTCGGTTATCTCTACCACCTCGACGCGATGGAGGACCCGGCTCATCCCGCCTATCCGCAAGAGCTGCTGAACAGGGTCGGCCCGCGCAATATGGTTCATTCGTGGGCGACGAACGTCGACGACCCTACCGAGGACCCGCGCTGGGGCAGGGTCGGCAAGCAGCGCATTGAGGATGCTGGCACACTCTACCCGAAGCGGATGGAGACTGTGGACGAGGAGATCCGCGACCTCGCGGTCGGGTTTATCGACAAGGCAAAGGCCGAGGCCAAGCCGTTCTTCGTCTGGCTCAACCCGACCCGCATGCACGTCACCACGCACCTGTCGCCGAAATATCAGGGCATGCGCAACTCTCAGAACGACTGGAGCATTCAGGAAGCCGGCATGGCGCAGCTCGACGATGTCGTCGGCGCGATGATGAAGAAGCTGACGGACCTGGGGATCGACAATAATACCATCGTGGTGTTCACGACAGACAACGGGACGGAAGTTTTCACCTGGCCAGATGGCGGCCAGACGCCGTTTGCGCAGTCCAAAGGCACAGTCATGGAAGGCGGCTTCCGCGCGCCGGCAATGATCCGCTGGCCGGGCAAGGTACCAGCCGGGAAAGTCGAGAACGGCGTCATTTCCGGTCTCGATTGGTTCGCGACGCTTGTGGCAGCGGCGGGAAATCCGGACATCTCCGAGGAGCTGAAGAAGGGCAAGCAGATCGGCGATCAAACATACAAGGTGCATCTGGACGGCTATAACCAGATGGACCTAATCACCGGCAGGGGCCCGTCGAAGCGCAACGAAGTATGGTATTTCGGTGAGAGCGAGCTGGGAGCTGTCCGGATCGGCGACTATAAATACCGCTTCATTGATCAGCCCAGCGGGTGGCTCGGCGACAAGACGAAGCCCGACGTACCCTACATCACCAACCTCAGGCTCGACCCCTTCGAGCGGACTGGCTGGCCGGACGAGGGGACCAAGGCCGGCGCTCAGAACTACATGAGCTGGTTCCTGTACGAGTTCTGGCGATTCGTCTTTGTTCAGCAGGAGGTTGAGAAGCTCGCCATGACTGCCGTCGAGTTCCCGCCGATGCAGAAGGGCGCGAGCTTCAACCTCGAGGCGGTCAAGGCAAAGATCCAGGCCGCCAGGACCGCGATGGCGAAGTGA
- the istB gene encoding IS21-like element ISMex13 family helper ATPase IstB: protein MSRTASCAITTLDSIKRSLVGLRMPRALEVLDATVRRIEQGEIDGLAALDVILTEELTLRENRRVKTALLVARLTTIKTLSGFDFAFQPSLDRERVLALAELTFIDRAEVVHLLGPPGTGKSHLAIALAVEAVKAGRSVVFSTLADLVTSLAKAERDGSLRERIRYLCRASLLVVDEIGYLPVVPGGGNLFFQLVNARYERGAMILTSNRGFAEWGEVFGDPVVATALLDRLLHHAVVIQIEGASYRLRQHADLVPEHVRSKALIVPPPAPRRRGRPPGKAASDHTAG, encoded by the coding sequence ATGAGCCGCACCGCATCCTGTGCCATCACGACCCTCGACAGCATCAAGCGCAGCTTGGTCGGCCTGCGCATGCCGCGCGCCCTGGAGGTGCTCGACGCGACGGTCCGGCGCATCGAGCAGGGCGAGATCGACGGCTTGGCCGCCCTCGACGTGATCCTGACCGAGGAACTGACGCTGCGCGAGAACCGCCGCGTGAAGACCGCCCTGCTGGTCGCGCGCCTGACCACGATCAAGACGCTGTCCGGGTTCGACTTTGCCTTCCAGCCCTCGCTCGACCGCGAGCGCGTCCTGGCGCTGGCGGAACTGACCTTCATCGACCGGGCCGAGGTCGTCCATCTGCTCGGACCACCCGGCACCGGCAAGAGCCATCTGGCGATCGCGCTCGCCGTCGAGGCGGTCAAGGCCGGGCGCAGCGTCGTGTTCTCGACGCTGGCCGACCTCGTGACCTCGCTGGCCAAGGCCGAGCGCGACGGCTCCCTGCGCGAGCGCATCCGCTATCTCTGCCGGGCCTCGCTGCTGGTCGTGGACGAGATCGGCTACCTCCCCGTCGTCCCCGGTGGCGGCAACCTGTTCTTCCAACTCGTCAACGCGCGCTACGAGCGCGGGGCGATGATCCTGACTTCGAACCGCGGCTTCGCCGAGTGGGGCGAGGTGTTCGGTGATCCGGTCGTGGCGACAGCCCTGCTCGACCGACTCCTCCACCATGCCGTGGTGATCCAGATCGAGGGGGCGAGCTACCGCCTGCGCCAGCACGCCGACCTCGTCCCCGAGCACGTCCGCTCCAAGGCCCTGATCGTTCCGCCGCCCGCACCCAGGCGTCGCGGTCGTCCACCCGGAAAGGCTGCCTCCGATCACACGGCCGGCTGA